The Arctopsyche grandis isolate Sample6627 unplaced genomic scaffold, ASM5162203v2 HiC_scaffold_46, whole genome shotgun sequence genome has a segment encoding these proteins:
- the LOC143921924 gene encoding uncharacterized protein LOC143921924, translating into MMISKTIAPMSASVLHEPPDDQFGKGYKDYSHLKNSEDVNKEKEKHKDKQKDMAKSQEGLRDPVKISTPKDTVFTIKLGRSRIDVNSMEKKIEPWIGKRLTGCISELEPICVDFIYGKLLAEYLWGDGRFLGQSQRIAEGIG; encoded by the exons atgatgatatccaagacGATAGCGCCAATGTCAGCGTCAGTTttac atgaaccacccgatgatcaatttggaaaaggatataaggattatagtcatttgaagaattctgaagatgtgaataaagaaaaggagaaacataaagacaaacagaaagatatggctaaatcacaagaaggattaagggacccagtcaaaatttcaacaccaaaagacactgtattcactatcaagctcggtcgtagtcggattgatgttaattcaatggaaaagaaaatagaaccatggattgggaaaagacttactggatgtatcagtgagctagaaccaatatgtgttgacttcatttatggtaaattactagcagaatatctgtggggtgacggcagattcctcggacagtcacagagaatcgccgagggcattggatag